Genomic segment of Xanthobacter dioxanivorans:
ATACGCGACGCCTTCGCCGCCAGCCTGCCGATCTTCAGGCCGCGCGCGGCGCGGGAGGCGATCGGCAGGAGTGCGCCGAAGTTGCTGCGCCGCTCCGCGAAGAAAGTCATAGAAGGTTTCTTCGACTTCGATGTCGAAATGGGGCGTGGTACGGCGTTCGTGCGGCTGCTTCACGATGAGCTGTCGCCCGACGATCCCAAGATCTGGCTGATGCTGACGTCGCTTCAGGAGCTGCGGGGTTTCGAAGAGAAGATTGGTGCGCGGCGCCCTTCAGGCGACGAATATGCCATGAACACCACGCCAAATAATTGGCAGGATGATTTTGAAGCGCGCCGCCTCTTCGCCGACCGTGATCCGGAAGTCATCATTGTGGGAGCCGGGCATGCGGGGCTCATTCTCGCCGCCAGGCTCCGGCAGATGGGTGTCGACACGCTCGTCGTTGAGAAGAATTCCCGCATCGGCGATGTTTGGCGCAATAGATACCATTCACTCACGCTGCACAACGAAAGCACCGCCAACCATATGCCATACATGCCATTTCCGGAGACCTGGCCGGTATGGCTGCCGAAGGATCAGCTCGCGGGATGGCTCGAAGCATATGCCCAAGCGATGGAACTCAACGTTTGGACCGAAACTTCCCTTGCCGGCGCATCGTTCGACGAGGCCAGCGGCACCTGGTCGGTCGACCTGCGGCAGGGCATGGACGGCTCGGGGCGCAGGCTGCGGTGCAGGCATCTCGTCATCGCCACCGGCGTCAGCGGGTCCGTTCCGAACATCGCCGATATTCCGGGGCTTTCGGACTTCAATGGAGAAGTCCGGCACTCGGGCGAGTACACGCGGGGCGCCGCGTATGCGGGCAAGCGAGCGCTGGTGATCGGCACCGGCAACAGCGCCCATGACGTCGCGCAGGACCTTCACGTCAACGGTGCGGCGCAGGTCGCCCTCTACCAGCGAAGCCCGACGTGTGTCGTCAGCTTGGTTCCGAGCGCGGCGATGGTCTTCAAGATCTACAGCGAAGGGCCTGTTGACGAGATCGACCTGCTCACATCCGCCATCCCATTCCCGGTGCTCGAAGACACCTACAAGTTCATGACAAAGCGTGCCGGTGATGCAGACAAGGAAATGCTGGATGCGCTCAACAAGGCCGGCTTTGAAACCTACTTCGGAAGGGACGGAACCGGGTTTCATATGATGTATCTGCGCGGAGAGGGCGGATATTACATCAATGTCGGCTGCTCGGATCTCATTATCGAAGGGAAGGTGGGAGTCGTCCAGGCGCGCGACGCGGACCGGTTTGTCGCGGAGGGCTTGCGGATGAAGGATGGCACCATCGTGCCCCTCGACCTCGTCGTGCTGGCGACAGGCTTCCGGAACATGCAGGAAGGCATCCGCCAGATGCTTGGCGACGAAATTGCCGATGCGCTCGGGCCGGTCTGGGGCTTCGATCAGGATTACCAGATGCGGAACATGTGGCGGCGCACGGCACGGGATGGACTGTGGCTCATGGGCGGGGCGCTGATCGATGCCAGGCTGTACTCGCGCTTTCTCGCGATCGAGATCAAGGCGTCGCTGGAAGGCCTGCTGCCGGACCGCGCTTCCATGCCGATCATTCCGCGCACCCGAGGCGACAGTTGATCTCGTTCCTCGCCGAAACGAGGAAGCGGCCTGGAGCCGCCGGTTCGTATTTTTGACCGCCGCCAGGCCAAGTTTCGCCGTCGCGGCAAGGTGGCGTCAAGCCGGACTGAACCGCGCATGCTTTCTGGTCGCTGTTCGATGGCCTGAAGGCAAGGGTGCCGACCGTCGTGATCTGCAGCAATGCCCGTCGGGCGCCCAGGAGCGCCCGCGAAAATCGGCAGCTTCATTCGGCCTTGGCGGAAGCGGCATGGTAGCCGCATCGCGAGTTATGCGGGGCCCTTGAAGGATGAGGCCGATAAATGTGTCAACTAACGTGTTGACAATCATATTTAGGCCGTTAGCCTTGGCGGAACAGAGTCTCGGCCGCAAGACACAAAGAGTGCGGCTGCGAAGCATAAATCGAAAAAATATAATCATGGGGAGGTCGGTAATGCGGGGAGTGCGGTACGTCCTATGTGTCGGCGTCGGCGGTGTGGTCATCTCGGGTGGCGCGCACGGCGCGGACCTTCCCGTGAAGGCCAGCCCTGCCGAATATGTGAAGGTGTGCGCAACCTACGGAGCGGGCTATTTCTATATCCCCGGCACCGATACCTGCTTGAAGATCGGCGGTCTCGCGCGGGTTGATGCATATGTCAACGCTGTCGGCACGTTCATTCCGACAATCGTGTCGCCTTCGGCTGCGACGGCGTTCAATGGCCCGGGCACCGCTGGCGGCTTCGGCTATCCCTTCCGCGATGACGATGATCCCCAGTACCTGACCCGGGCTCGCGCCGTCACGGAATTCGATGCGCGTACGCAGACAGAGTACGGCACGTTGCGATCCTATGTGCGCTTCGGTGCGGAATGGAACTCACAGGCGGGTGCGGGAGTGGGCGCCGGGAGCGCATTGTATTTCGAGCGGGCATTTATCCAATTTTCAGGATTTACGTTCGGATATACCCAATCATTCTTCGATCCGGGTTTGGATTATATGATGACGGTCCCGTTCACGGGGTCGTATAATTGGACGACTTTGGCGGCTTATACGGCGCAGGTCGGCGGGGGGCTGTCGGCAACGGTGTCGATCGAAGATGCCGCCAATCGGACAACAGGCGTGCAGCTGACGGGCTCGACGGTTCAGCCGATCTTCAACATAAACACCGTCGCGACCGGACTGTCCTATACGAACTTTCAGGCTGGACAGCAGCTGCCGGATTTCGTCGCCAACATCCGTCTCGATCAGGCCTGGGGCACGGCCCAAATTTCCGGAGCTCTGCATCAGGTTGTGGCGACCAGCCCTTTTTATGCGGGTTTCGTTCCCGGAGTGAACTCTTCGGATATGTGGGGTTGGGCGATCGGTGCGCATGTCGAGGTCAAGCTGCCCATGCTCGCCCCGGGTGATAGTGCTTTCATTCAAGCGAGCTATGAGCAAGGAGGTGCCAACTTCCTTGGCTTGTCGGGTGCCGGTCAGGCACGTTCGGTGGCTGTGGGCGCCATCGATCTGCAGCAGGTGGGAGGAGGGTTGTCCGGCACCGGCGCATTCTACAATATAGCTGACGCGGTCGCCACCAACCTGCTTGGCGACTACAGCCTGACCTCCGGATGGGCAGTCCAGGGCCAATTCCGCCATTATTGGGTACCAACCGTGCGCTCAGCGTTCGCGCTCGGCTATGTGTCCTATCAGGTGCCCCAAAACATTGTCGCGGCGTTCGATTTCAATCTTTATCAGGCAGTGTTCAATACCATTTGGTCGCCGGTAAAGAACGTCGATGTCGGATTTGAAGTTCTGTATACGAAGGTGGATGGATCCGTGCCGCTTGGAAATTATTCGGCGGTCAACGCGACGGGCGGGTTTCAGGGGTCTCTGGTCGGCGGTTCGACCGATATCTGGTCCGGCGGCGTTCGGGTGCAGCGCATTTTTTGATCGGCTTCCTCCAAGGCCGGCTCCTGGAGCCCCGGCAGTGTCCTGCCGGGGCTTCTTTTTGATGGGAGTGTCCGGTTCCGCCTGGCTGGGATTCTGCTGCGCCGGCCGGGTGCAGATTTCCTCGCGGAGGTAGTCGTGCGCGTCAGCCCAGCGGAGCAACATGCGTATCGCGCTCGGGTCGCCTCCCCCACGTCTTCCAATTGATGTGGTGGCGATGGAATTCGTTTCATCAACACTATCGTTGACTATAAAATCGCATTTGGTATGTTTCTTATGAAGGCATGAACTTTCAATAAAAATAAATTCAGGTGCTTTGTACCTAAATAATATGTGGAGGAAAGAGAAATGAAGCTCAGCAGGCGACAATTTTCGGGAGCCCTCGCGTCAGCGATGGTCGGCGTGGTGGCGGGCCCGCGGCTGGGACGCGCGGAAGCCAAGCCGATTCGCATCGGCGTAATCACGTCCCTCACCGGGTTCGCGCAAATCTACGGCGAAGCGAACCGCATCGGCGCAGAGATTGCCGCCGAGCGGATCAATGCCGCCGGTGGGGTTGGTGGGCGAAAGATCGAAATTGTGCTGCGCGACGACAAGGCTTCGTCGGACAGCACGGTGGCTGCCTTCCGGGATCTGGCAGCCCAGGGCGTTCGCTTGTTTCTGGCCGGTCCAATCTCCTCCACCGTGGTTGCCCTGGCCCCCTTGTTCAAGGATACGGACAATGTGCTGATCGCAGCCGGGCCGAACAACCTGTCCATTACCCATGAACTGTTCAACAAGAACGTGTTTCGTCTCCAGCTCACCTCGGTGCCAGTTTTTGCCGGACTGGGAAAGGTGGTTGCGGACAAGGCGCCCGAAGTGCGCGACTGGATTGCGATCAGCTCGGATCAGCAGGCCAATATCGACCTTTCCAACATCTTTATGGCATCGCTGAAGAAGGCCCATGCGGCGAAAGGCGTGGATGTCACCATTCGAGATATCGTTCTGACCAAGGCCGGCGCCGGCGATTTTCGCGCGCAGATCTCGAGCCTGATGAATTCCGGCGCCACCGGCGTATTGAATTCGCTCGTCGGCTCCGACAGCCTGACCTTCTACAAGCAGGCAAAATCGTTCGGCCTCGATCGCAAGGTGAAAGTATTCGCCGACGTCAGTGCCAACCTGAATTCGATGAAGACGATCGCCAGTGCCGTTCCGCAATCGGTGTGGACGCCCTATTATTGGTATGCTCAGGGCGACGGAAATCCGGTGTCGCAGGAATTGTACAAGATCGCCACCGAGCGGACCGGGACGCCCTTTCCCTATGGTTTCATTGCCCTTGCCCATGACTCCGTGATCGCCTTGGCCGACGCGATCAGAAGGGCCGGATCCGATAGCGCCCCGGCGGTGATCGCCGCGCTCGAAGAGGGGCGGCCGCTGGGAGCGGTGGGTCCTGTGGTCTTCCGTAAAGAAGATCACACCTACACCGGCGAGATGACCTTCATCAATTTCGGAGCAGCGCCGAAAGAACCCGAAGGCCTCCAGGTTAACGATGTCGTACGGCTGCTGTCCATCGACTATATCGAGCCCGCGACGCCCGGACTGCCCTACATCCTGAAATGACCGGACCGGCCCCGCCTGGCAAACATGCCCGGCGGGGCCGTCGCAAGATTTCAGCGCGCGTCCTGCACCTTGCCGGTCGTCGTCACAGGAGAAGCATGGGTGAGACGGGGCTCGCCGTGCCGCCCACGATCTTCAGCGGGTTGATCGTCAGCAGGGCGGCAAAAGTTCGCCCCGCCACGGCCTCCAGGTCGAGGAGTTCAACGAACAGAACGCCTTCGCCCTGCATCAGTCGCACGTGGAGCGGGGTCGCCCATCCCGGAACGCCGGACGGTATCACCTCGACCGCCATATTGTCGGCGCCGACAATCGCAATCTTGCGCTCCTTGATCCAGTCGATGCAGTCAGCTCCCAGGCCGGGCGATGAGCGTTCGTGGGATTCACCTGAGTAATACGCCTTCAGCGATCCTGTCCGAACAAACAGGGCGTCTCCCGGCAGGCATTCGAGACCCGCCGCGGTGATGAGTTCGTCGAGCCTTTGAGCCGGGATTGCCTCGCCTGGCGACAGCCAGCTGCGTCCATCCGGGACCGCATCGACCACGATCACCCGTGTCACGATGGGGGGAATGGTTTCGGCGCCGAGCTGCCTGGCACCGAAACTGCTGACCTCGCTCGCCGGGATGCCGCCGAACATGTGCCCGCCGCAGAAGACATGGCACAGGGCATCGACGTGCGTGGTCCCATGGGTGGACAGCATGATGACGTCGTCGGAAAAGCCGAAGCCTTCCACTTCACGGCGCACGCCGACCGCATAGTCCCCCCCGTCGCGACGCATGAAATGCTGCGTCGGGGTTCGCATCGGCGCGATCGGGCCTCCGCCGTCGACGATTCGCATCCCGACGGACAGGGGCTTGAATTGCTTGACGGTCGCAATGCCTCTGGCGACCGCCGCCTCGTCGATGTATCGCAAAGCTCCGCTTTGGGTGGTTGGGGCGCCGGAATACCTGGCTCGGTTCACGAAAAATGCTCCGAATAGATGGTGTATGCAAACGTGTGAGGGGTGATCACTCGTGCCTTATTGCAGTGCAAAATAAAAGGCGCGTGCTCGTCAGTCAACAGTGATGTTGATTTTTTGGATGAGTGTCAACAAGTGCGTTGACTAACCCTGCTCACCCCCCTAGCCTCTGAAGAGCTCTGGAGGACCAATTGACCAACGCGCAAGGAAACATCGCTTCCGCGAACCCGGCCGTGGTGGAAGACGCCGTCATCGTCGAGCGGAACGGCGACCATACGGTGTTGCGGATCAACCGCCCGGAGCAGCGGAACGCGCTCTCGAACGAGGTCCTTGCCGGATTGCGCGAGGGTGTCGCCGCGGTCAAGGCGGATCGGTCCGCGCGGGTGCTCGTTCTCGCCGGCACCGGGGACGAGGCGTTCTGTGCCGGTGGAAACCTGCGCCAGATGGGCGATGCGAGCTCGGATGCCTATGAAGCGCACCGGGGGCGCAGCCAGCTGGCTGCGCTTTTCCGCGACCTTTGGGAGCTGGGCAAGCCCACCGTCGCCCGCGTGCCGGGGTACGCCCTCGCAGGGGGCTTCGGGCTCGCCGCCGCGTGCGATTTCATCATCGCCAGCGAGCGGGCTGTGTTCGGCATCCCTGAAATTTCCATTGGCCTGTGGCCCTACATGATCTCTGTGCCGCTCCTCCATGCCATGGCGCCGAAGCAGGCCCTCAAGCTGATGATGACCGGAGAGCGGGTCGGCGCTGCGGAAGGCCTGCGGCTGGGCTTCGTGACGGAGATCGCACCGCACGCGGAGCTGGACGCGGTGCTGGCGAAATTCGTCGGGCGGCTGGCCGATGCCTCCCCGCAGTCCATGGCCCTCGGCCGCACCGCGTTCTATGCCGTGCTCAATCACGATGTCGACGCGCGGCTCCGCATGCTGGAGGCGCTGCTGACCGTCAATCTCTCGATGCCGGACGCCGTGGAAGGTCTTGCGGCCTTCGTGCAGAAGCGGACGGCCTCATGGAAGAGCGGTGCATGATGCCGGGCCCGGCGGACGCGACGCTCGAACCGGGACCGCGCATTTCGGTTTGCGAAGTCTGGCTGCGGGACGGAATCCAGGGCTGGCCCACCTTCGTGGAGACATCGGACAAGATCCGCATGCTTCAGGCGATCGCGGCCGCCGGCGTCGGAGAAGTGGATGTCACATCGTTCGTCTCCCGCCGGCTGGTGCCGCAGTTCGCGGATGCCGAGCAGGTGCTGGCCGCCCACGTCCCTGCCCGAGTTCGGGTGCTCACGGCAAGCGTCGCCGGCGCCGCGCGCGTCGTTGAACTGCACCGGCGCACGGGTGCCATCGCCCGCTGCGGTATGCCCTTTTCGGTCAGCGAAGCGCACAATATCGCCAATCTGCGGCGCACCCACAGCGAGCATCGCGAGCAGCTCGCGCGCATCTTCGACATGCTTGGCGAGGCGGGAATCGAACCTCTTCTGGGGGTGGTGACCGCGTTCGGATGTCCCATCAGAGGGGCCGTTCACCCGGAGGAGGCGCTGGCCATTGCGCAGTGGGGCCATGGTCACGGTGTCACCGCCATCATGTTCGGCGACACCACGGGCATGGCAAACCCGCGCGGTGTTGCCCGGCTGTTCGGCGAAGCCCGAGCCATCGGGCCGGAGATCGAACTGATCGCCCATTTCCACGACAACCGCGGGTGCGGCGTCGCCAACTCGCTCGCGGCCATCGCGAACGGCGCGCGCGCAGTGGATAGTTGCCTCGGCGGCCTCGGCGGCGAGCCGAGGGGCGTCGAACTGGGTGTCG
This window contains:
- a CDS encoding flavin-containing monooxygenase, which gives rise to MTAVDPALAPNAGAIFRSWLARFAAALEKRDAETLAGMFGADGYWKDYLSFSWEHRTFSGPSEIRDAFAASLPIFRPRAAREAIGRSAPKLLRRSAKKVIEGFFDFDVEMGRGTAFVRLLHDELSPDDPKIWLMLTSLQELRGFEEKIGARRPSGDEYAMNTTPNNWQDDFEARRLFADRDPEVIIVGAGHAGLILAARLRQMGVDTLVVEKNSRIGDVWRNRYHSLTLHNESTANHMPYMPFPETWPVWLPKDQLAGWLEAYAQAMELNVWTETSLAGASFDEASGTWSVDLRQGMDGSGRRLRCRHLVIATGVSGSVPNIADIPGLSDFNGEVRHSGEYTRGAAYAGKRALVIGTGNSAHDVAQDLHVNGAAQVALYQRSPTCVVSLVPSAAMVFKIYSEGPVDEIDLLTSAIPFPVLEDTYKFMTKRAGDADKEMLDALNKAGFETYFGRDGTGFHMMYLRGEGGYYINVGCSDLIIEGKVGVVQARDADRFVAEGLRMKDGTIVPLDLVVLATGFRNMQEGIRQMLGDEIADALGPVWGFDQDYQMRNMWRRTARDGLWLMGGALIDARLYSRFLAIEIKASLEGLLPDRASMPIIPRTRGDS
- a CDS encoding porin, translating into MKASPAEYVKVCATYGAGYFYIPGTDTCLKIGGLARVDAYVNAVGTFIPTIVSPSAATAFNGPGTAGGFGYPFRDDDDPQYLTRARAVTEFDARTQTEYGTLRSYVRFGAEWNSQAGAGVGAGSALYFERAFIQFSGFTFGYTQSFFDPGLDYMMTVPFTGSYNWTTLAAYTAQVGGGLSATVSIEDAANRTTGVQLTGSTVQPIFNINTVATGLSYTNFQAGQQLPDFVANIRLDQAWGTAQISGALHQVVATSPFYAGFVPGVNSSDMWGWAIGAHVEVKLPMLAPGDSAFIQASYEQGGANFLGLSGAGQARSVAVGAIDLQQVGGGLSGTGAFYNIADAVATNLLGDYSLTSGWAVQGQFRHYWVPTVRSAFALGYVSYQVPQNIVAAFDFNLYQAVFNTIWSPVKNVDVGFEVLYTKVDGSVPLGNYSAVNATGGFQGSLVGGSTDIWSGGVRVQRIF
- a CDS encoding ABC transporter substrate-binding protein, giving the protein MKLSRRQFSGALASAMVGVVAGPRLGRAEAKPIRIGVITSLTGFAQIYGEANRIGAEIAAERINAAGGVGGRKIEIVLRDDKASSDSTVAAFRDLAAQGVRLFLAGPISSTVVALAPLFKDTDNVLIAAGPNNLSITHELFNKNVFRLQLTSVPVFAGLGKVVADKAPEVRDWIAISSDQQANIDLSNIFMASLKKAHAAKGVDVTIRDIVLTKAGAGDFRAQISSLMNSGATGVLNSLVGSDSLTFYKQAKSFGLDRKVKVFADVSANLNSMKTIASAVPQSVWTPYYWYAQGDGNPVSQELYKIATERTGTPFPYGFIALAHDSVIALADAIRRAGSDSAPAVIAALEEGRPLGAVGPVVFRKEDHTYTGEMTFINFGAAPKEPEGLQVNDVVRLLSIDYIEPATPGLPYILK
- a CDS encoding cyclase family protein; the encoded protein is MRYIDEAAVARGIATVKQFKPLSVGMRIVDGGGPIAPMRTPTQHFMRRDGGDYAVGVRREVEGFGFSDDVIMLSTHGTTHVDALCHVFCGGHMFGGIPASEVSSFGARQLGAETIPPIVTRVIVVDAVPDGRSWLSPGEAIPAQRLDELITAAGLECLPGDALFVRTGSLKAYYSGESHERSSPGLGADCIDWIKERKIAIVGADNMAVEVIPSGVPGWATPLHVRLMQGEGVLFVELLDLEAVAGRTFAALLTINPLKIVGGTASPVSPMLLL
- a CDS encoding enoyl-CoA hydratase/isomerase family protein, whose translation is MTNAQGNIASANPAVVEDAVIVERNGDHTVLRINRPEQRNALSNEVLAGLREGVAAVKADRSARVLVLAGTGDEAFCAGGNLRQMGDASSDAYEAHRGRSQLAALFRDLWELGKPTVARVPGYALAGGFGLAAACDFIIASERAVFGIPEISIGLWPYMISVPLLHAMAPKQALKLMMTGERVGAAEGLRLGFVTEIAPHAELDAVLAKFVGRLADASPQSMALGRTAFYAVLNHDVDARLRMLEALLTVNLSMPDAVEGLAAFVQKRTASWKSGA
- a CDS encoding beta/alpha barrel domain-containing protein; translation: MMPGPADATLEPGPRISVCEVWLRDGIQGWPTFVETSDKIRMLQAIAAAGVGEVDVTSFVSRRLVPQFADAEQVLAAHVPARVRVLTASVAGAARVVELHRRTGAIARCGMPFSVSEAHNIANLRRTHSEHREQLARIFDMLGEAGIEPLLGVVTAFGCPIRGAVHPEEALAIAQWGHGHGVTAIMFGDTTGMANPRGVARLFGEARAIGPEIELIAHFHDNRGCGVANSLAAIANGARAVDSCLGGLGGEPRGVELGVVGDQGNTTTEDLVAVLSEMGIDTGIDLARLMAAGLLAEDILGRPLASRVQRAGLVANVGDAIGPSFPQS